In one window of Labilibaculum sp. DW002 DNA:
- the rnpA gene encoding ribonuclease P protein component, whose translation MVETNRFTFKKAERLTHKILIGKLFSEGKGFICYPFRIVWKEAKLNSEYPAQVAITVAKRNFKKAVTRNLLKRRIRELYRLNKGEFYEELERKGANIAFMVVYLPKTVLKTSEMEAKFKKALKRIPKEYEMHSQPSDKGDSIHHDTAN comes from the coding sequence ATGGTAGAAACGAATCGCTTTACATTTAAAAAAGCGGAAAGATTAACTCACAAGATCCTAATTGGAAAACTTTTTTCTGAAGGAAAAGGATTTATCTGTTACCCTTTTCGAATTGTTTGGAAAGAAGCGAAATTGAATTCGGAATATCCAGCTCAAGTTGCCATTACAGTTGCAAAACGAAATTTTAAGAAAGCAGTTACCCGCAATCTTTTAAAGAGACGAATTCGAGAACTTTATCGTCTTAACAAAGGAGAATTTTACGAAGAGCTTGAACGCAAAGGTGCAAACATTGCATTTATGGTAGTATATTTACCAAAAACAGTACTCAAAACTTCCGAAATGGAAGCCAAGTTCAAAAAAGCACTAAAGCGAATTCCAAAAGAATATGAAATGCATTCTCAACCTTCTGATAAAGGTGATTCTATTCATCATGATACTGCCAATTAA
- the yidD gene encoding membrane protein insertion efficiency factor YidD, with the protein MILPIKFYQYAISPLTPSACRYTPSCSSYAIQALKKHGPFKGTYLAIKRILSCNPWGGHGHDPVP; encoded by the coding sequence ATGATACTGCCAATTAAGTTTTATCAGTATGCTATTTCTCCTTTAACTCCATCTGCATGCAGATATACTCCTTCTTGCTCTAGCTATGCTATTCAAGCATTAAAAAAACATGGCCCTTTTAAAGGTACCTATCTTGCTATTAAGCGAATACTCTCTTGTAATCCTTGGGGAGGACATGGACATGACCCGGTTCCTTAA
- a CDS encoding S41 family peptidase, whose product MTLRRKSGAIWILAVLLFCSAAFWGFSRDERNFEISKNLNIYYTLFRELNLFYVDEIDPGDLVKKSMDAMLTSLDPYTTYISESEIEDFKLMTTGEYAGIGSLISKHGDHVIIAEPYEGFPAHKAGLKAGDIMLEINGTSVVKKSTEDVSNLLKGQPNVPLTIKVKRPGVDKTLEKKFVREKIQLKSVPYFGMIADSVGYIYLNQFTNKAAGEIKVALSELKEQNAKSIVLDLRGNPGGLLDQAIEIVNLFVNKGENIVDTKGKVSKWDKSYKATKTPVDAEIPIVVLVNRGSASASEIVSGAIQDLDRGVVLGQRTFGKGLVQTTRNLTYNAKLKVTTAKYYIPSGRCIQALDYSNRNEDGSVGKIADSLLTEYHTKNGRTVFDGGGILPDIKLESEMYSSLSVNLIRNFMIFDYATLYSNTHDKIADSKDFKLNDQEFSDFTKFIKEKKFDYKSESTEILDALKKAAKEEKYYDISTAEFDALAAKIAPNLDRDLVRFKDEISELLAHEIVKRFHYQKGGIEYQLQNDKTLQKAIEILENKTEYTGILDGSIGLHAFNK is encoded by the coding sequence ATGACGCTTCGAAGAAAATCGGGAGCCATCTGGATACTTGCTGTTTTACTTTTCTGTAGTGCAGCATTCTGGGGGTTTAGCAGGGATGAGAGAAATTTTGAAATCAGCAAAAATTTAAACATTTATTATACTTTATTTAGAGAACTGAATCTATTTTATGTAGATGAGATTGATCCGGGTGACCTAGTAAAGAAAAGTATGGATGCAATGTTAACATCGCTAGACCCTTACACAACTTATATTTCTGAATCGGAAATTGAGGACTTTAAGTTAATGACAACTGGAGAGTATGCTGGAATTGGATCTTTGATTAGCAAACATGGAGATCATGTTATAATTGCTGAACCCTACGAAGGCTTTCCTGCACATAAAGCAGGTTTAAAGGCTGGAGATATTATGCTTGAAATTAATGGCACTTCGGTTGTTAAAAAGTCTACTGAAGATGTTAGCAACCTTCTAAAAGGTCAGCCAAATGTTCCACTAACCATTAAAGTTAAACGACCTGGTGTTGATAAAACATTAGAGAAAAAGTTTGTTCGTGAAAAAATTCAGTTAAAATCGGTTCCTTATTTTGGAATGATTGCTGATTCGGTTGGGTACATTTATTTAAACCAATTTACCAATAAAGCTGCAGGAGAAATTAAAGTAGCATTAAGTGAGTTAAAAGAACAAAATGCGAAATCTATTGTACTAGACTTACGAGGCAATCCAGGAGGATTACTTGATCAAGCAATTGAAATTGTAAATCTTTTTGTGAACAAAGGGGAAAATATTGTAGATACAAAAGGTAAGGTTTCGAAATGGGACAAAAGCTACAAAGCCACAAAAACTCCTGTTGATGCAGAAATTCCTATTGTTGTATTGGTAAACAGAGGTTCTGCTTCTGCTTCGGAGATTGTTTCGGGAGCTATTCAAGACCTTGATAGAGGCGTTGTATTGGGACAAAGAACATTTGGTAAGGGATTGGTACAAACCACCCGTAATCTTACCTACAACGCTAAATTAAAGGTGACAACGGCAAAGTATTATATTCCTAGTGGAAGATGTATTCAAGCCCTGGATTATAGCAACAGAAATGAAGATGGTAGTGTTGGTAAAATCGCTGATTCTTTATTGACTGAATACCATACAAAAAATGGCAGAACAGTATTCGATGGTGGAGGAATTCTCCCTGATATTAAATTGGAAAGCGAAATGTATAGTAGTCTGTCTGTTAATCTAATCCGAAATTTCATGATATTTGATTATGCTACTTTGTATTCAAACACTCATGATAAGATAGCTGATTCAAAAGATTTTAAACTTAATGATCAGGAATTTTCAGATTTTACCAAGTTCATAAAAGAGAAAAAATTTGATTACAAATCGGAAAGTACTGAAATTCTTGATGCACTTAAAAAAGCTGCTAAAGAAGAGAAGTACTACGATATTTCAACAGCTGAATTCGATGCTCTTGCAGCTAAAATTGCTCCAAACTTAGATCGTGATTTGGTTCGATTTAAAGATGAAATTAGTGAATTGCTAGCTCATGAAATTGTAAAGAGATTTCATTATCAAAAAGGTGGTATTGAATACCAATTACAAAATGATAAAACATTACAAAAGGCTATAGAAATTCTTGAAAACAAAACAGAATATACAGGAATTTTAGATGGTAGCATTGGTTTACACGCCTTCAACAAATAA
- a CDS encoding GNAT family N-acetyltransferase, producing MVFRIEKVEQSEYTEIVDLWEASVRGTHHFLKEADIAYFKPLILNVYLDAVELSCVKNENKDIIAFMGVAEQNLEMLFIHPKERGHGVGKMLLEYAIDELEVKKVDVNEENEQAVGFYEKFGFRTYNRSELDSSGKSYPILHMELK from the coding sequence ATGGTTTTTCGAATTGAAAAAGTAGAACAGTCTGAGTATACTGAAATTGTTGATTTATGGGAAGCTTCAGTACGTGGGACACATCATTTCCTAAAGGAAGCAGATATCGCCTATTTTAAACCATTAATTCTGAACGTGTATTTAGATGCGGTGGAATTAAGCTGTGTGAAGAACGAAAATAAAGATATTATTGCCTTTATGGGTGTTGCAGAGCAAAATCTTGAAATGTTATTTATTCATCCTAAAGAGAGGGGACATGGAGTAGGGAAGATGCTATTAGAATACGCCATTGATGAATTAGAAGTGAAGAAAGTTGATGTAAATGAAGAGAATGAACAGGCTGTTGGCTTCTATGAAAAATTCGGTTTTAGGACCTATAATCGATCAGAATTAGATTCCTCAGGTAAATCTTATCCGATATTGCATATGGAATTAAAATAA
- a CDS encoding LytR/AlgR family response regulator transcription factor, translating into MNRKSTNPYFHISYWIFVILILTVVFGVSWGSNLAAFYFISMLLPIVLGTSYFFNYYLVPRYYMQKKYLQFGLYSLYTAVISMYLEMIVLMFSFVYLGNFNFKNLSPNASNIILLAVILYLIVFLGSFLLMSRQIREKQQIIQDFMLEKEKLKQAFLEVISNRKNIKIKYTDIIYIESLADYVTIHTNKEKIKTKEKISNLEEILPDRFLRIHRSFIINKDKLKSFSFDQLLVEDIPLNIGRTYRKQVKESLKK; encoded by the coding sequence ATGAATAGAAAATCGACAAATCCTTATTTTCATATCTCTTACTGGATTTTTGTTATCCTCATATTAACAGTGGTTTTTGGCGTATCCTGGGGAAGTAATCTTGCAGCCTTCTATTTTATAAGTATGCTATTGCCTATTGTATTGGGTACCTCATATTTTTTCAATTATTACCTTGTTCCACGATATTATATGCAAAAGAAATACTTGCAGTTTGGATTGTATTCTTTATACACGGCAGTTATATCTATGTATCTTGAAATGATCGTATTGATGTTCTCTTTTGTCTATTTAGGTAATTTTAACTTTAAAAATTTAAGTCCCAATGCTTCGAATATAATTCTTCTGGCAGTGATCCTCTATTTGATCGTATTTCTTGGTTCCTTTCTGTTAATGAGTCGACAAATAAGAGAGAAACAGCAAATTATACAAGATTTTATGCTTGAAAAGGAAAAGTTAAAACAAGCTTTTTTAGAGGTAATATCCAATCGGAAAAACATCAAGATTAAGTATACTGATATCATTTACATTGAAAGTTTAGCGGACTATGTAACTATTCATACCAATAAAGAGAAGATAAAAACGAAAGAAAAGATTAGTAATTTGGAAGAAATATTACCTGATCGTTTTTTACGAATTCATCGCTCCTTTATAATTAATAAAGACAAGCTTAAGAGTTTTTCCTTCGATCAGCTTTTAGTTGAAGATATTCCATTAAATATTGGGCGAACTTATCGAAAACAGGTTAAAGAATCTTTGAAAAAATAA
- a CDS encoding MotA/TolQ/ExbB proton channel family protein, with translation MKDMFFMGGPLFMGILTLLLVIMVSWITFHFIRIYFSENPLQENALRKINYGKSIGLFAMVFGIFGQLLGLYDAFSVIEQMDSISPNLIYGGIKVSMIPTFYGIIIYLISILLWFVASFLIEKKLE, from the coding sequence ATGAAAGACATGTTTTTTATGGGTGGCCCACTCTTTATGGGTATTCTTACCTTGCTTTTAGTAATTATGGTATCGTGGATTACTTTCCATTTTATTCGGATCTATTTTTCTGAAAATCCATTGCAGGAAAACGCACTTCGGAAAATAAACTATGGAAAATCTATCGGTTTGTTTGCCATGGTCTTTGGTATATTTGGTCAGTTACTCGGATTATACGATGCTTTTTCGGTAATAGAACAAATGGATAGTATATCTCCTAACCTGATTTATGGCGGAATAAAAGTATCGATGATCCCCACATTTTACGGAATCATCATTTACCTTATTTCCATCCTATTGTGGTTTGTTGCCAGCTTTTTAATTGAAAAAAAATTGGAATAA
- the polA gene encoding DNA polymerase I, whose protein sequence is MSLLLEPEPVKHDSFCEETILSLELKHELETKMKENNLIDLFYNIEMPLLSILADMEFAGVSIDVPTLKEYAIVLNEEVDGIEKEIKEMAGVDFNVASPKQLGEVLFDTMELDSKAKKTKSGQYSTSEAVLSKLKGKHEIIQKILDFRSLKKLISTYVEALPTYINEKSGRIHTSFKQAEAATGRLSSINPNIQNIPIRTPQGRYVRKAFIPSDENHTFLSADYSQVELRLMAHMSEDKAMIDAFNHAADFHQATAAKIYKLPIEEVSKDMRSRAKTANFGIIYGISAWGLAERLGISRKEGKELITGYFESYPGVKLFMDKSVEVARKDEFVETVMNRRRYLKDINSSNAIVRSVAERNAINAPVQGSAADVIKLAMIGISNRMKAEGLKSKMLIQVHDELNFDCLKSELDQMKLILREEMENAVKISVPLTVDMGVGENWLQAH, encoded by the coding sequence TTGAGTTTACTATTGGAACCAGAACCAGTGAAACATGATTCCTTTTGTGAAGAAACAATTCTTAGTCTTGAGTTGAAGCATGAATTAGAGACTAAAATGAAGGAGAACAACTTAATTGATTTGTTCTACAATATTGAAATGCCATTGCTAAGCATATTGGCAGATATGGAATTTGCAGGTGTAAGTATCGATGTACCAACATTGAAAGAATATGCGATTGTTCTGAACGAAGAAGTAGATGGCATAGAGAAGGAAATTAAAGAAATGGCTGGTGTCGATTTTAACGTAGCTTCTCCAAAACAGTTGGGCGAAGTATTGTTCGATACAATGGAGCTCGATAGTAAAGCTAAAAAAACGAAATCGGGGCAATATTCAACTTCGGAAGCCGTACTTTCCAAATTAAAAGGCAAGCACGAAATTATACAGAAGATTTTGGATTTTAGATCGCTAAAAAAACTGATTTCAACCTATGTGGAAGCGCTTCCAACATACATCAATGAAAAGTCAGGTCGTATTCATACGTCATTTAAACAAGCAGAAGCTGCTACGGGTCGTTTGAGTTCGATCAACCCAAATATTCAGAATATTCCTATTCGTACACCACAAGGACGATATGTGCGTAAAGCCTTTATTCCATCTGATGAGAATCATACATTCCTATCAGCTGACTATTCTCAGGTTGAGTTGCGTTTAATGGCGCACATGAGTGAGGATAAGGCTATGATTGATGCCTTTAATCATGCAGCCGATTTCCATCAGGCAACAGCGGCTAAAATTTACAAATTACCTATTGAAGAGGTAAGTAAAGACATGAGAAGTCGTGCAAAAACGGCAAATTTTGGAATTATTTATGGTATTTCGGCTTGGGGACTTGCAGAACGATTAGGAATTAGTCGTAAAGAGGGAAAAGAGCTGATTACAGGCTATTTTGAATCTTATCCAGGAGTTAAACTGTTCATGGATAAAAGTGTCGAAGTAGCGCGTAAGGATGAGTTTGTTGAGACTGTGATGAATCGACGTCGTTATTTAAAAGATATCAATTCGAGTAATGCCATTGTACGTAGTGTTGCAGAACGAAATGCCATTAATGCGCCTGTACAAGGCTCTGCAGCCGATGTTATTAAGTTGGCAATGATTGGTATATCAAATCGCATGAAAGCAGAAGGTCTGAAGTCTAAAATGCTTATTCAGGTGCATGATGAATTGAACTTCGATTGCTTAAAATCAGAATTGGATCAAATGAAGCTTATTCTTCGTGAGGAAATGGAGAATGCAGTAAAAATAAGCGTTCCACTAACTGTAGATATGGGAGTAGGAGAGAACTGGCTACAGGCGCATTAA